One Halarcobacter ebronensis genomic window carries:
- the gcvH gene encoding glycine cleavage system protein GcvH, which produces MKKFSVEHEWIEVDGEIGTVGISAYAIEQLGDITFFELPELDSEVSAEDSVAFIESVKAASDIYTPMSGTIIEVNEALLDKPELLNQDPYKNWIYKMTITDESELESLMDEEAYNEYIQSL; this is translated from the coding sequence ATGAAGAAGTTTAGTGTTGAACATGAGTGGATTGAAGTTGATGGTGAGATTGGAACTGTTGGTATCTCAGCGTATGCAATTGAACAGTTAGGAGATATTACTTTTTTTGAATTGCCAGAGCTTGATAGTGAAGTAAGTGCTGAAGATAGTGTTGCTTTTATTGAATCAGTAAAAGCTGCAAGTGATATTTATACTCCTATGTCTGGAACCATCATTGAAGTAAATGAAGCCTTACTTGATAAGCCTGAACTTCTTAATCAAGATCCATATAAAAATTGGATTTATAAAATGACAATAACAGATGAGAGTGAACTAGAAAGCCTTATGGATGAAGAGGCTTATAATGAATATATCCAATCTCTTTAG
- the lpdA gene encoding dihydrolipoyl dehydrogenase — translation MYDVVVLGAGPAGYEIATLLGEGGKSVCLIDKDEESLGGTCLNWGCIPAKNFLESAIYLKKASYFKECGVDFEFNGFDLQKLKNNTCQLICDTKSGIFKKLQKAKVEIKYGFASFIDEKRVLVGNEEISGEEFIIATGSKHREHPLLKIDGDKIISSKEVFTLDKLPSSILIVGGGAIGCEFATFFNCFGVKTHIVEFTSKLLPIEDDDVGKTIKREFERDGIRVDVKANIVDYKIKDDKVEVKIDLGKKEEILEFDKVLISIGRVPNTKGLNLEKANINVNKDFVEVDTNLQSLSNKKVYAIGDVIQSPALAHVAYYEAKRVAHKLLNLEALPLTAIFPSVTFCSPQVASIGQSENSLKEQDIKFKTKKVFFKSSAKSKIKGDDSGFIKIIYNESTQAILGVSIVGNEATELIHQFLIAINAKLTLDDLSKMIFAHPTLSESVLEALS, via the coding sequence ATGTATGATGTAGTAGTACTTGGTGCAGGACCAGCAGGTTATGAGATTGCCACCCTTTTAGGTGAGGGTGGAAAATCTGTATGTCTAATTGATAAAGATGAAGAGAGTTTAGGTGGCACTTGCCTAAACTGGGGCTGTATCCCTGCTAAGAATTTTTTGGAAAGTGCAATCTATTTAAAAAAAGCTTCATACTTTAAAGAGTGTGGTGTTGATTTTGAGTTTAATGGTTTTGATTTACAAAAACTTAAAAACAATACTTGTCAACTTATTTGCGATACAAAAAGTGGTATTTTTAAAAAACTTCAAAAGGCAAAAGTAGAGATAAAGTATGGGTTTGCCTCTTTTATAGATGAAAAAAGAGTTTTAGTAGGAAATGAAGAGATTAGTGGTGAAGAGTTTATTATTGCAACTGGCTCAAAGCATAGGGAACACCCTTTGCTGAAAATAGATGGGGATAAAATTATCTCTTCAAAAGAGGTATTTACTTTGGATAAACTCCCTTCGTCTATTTTAATTGTTGGAGGTGGAGCTATTGGGTGTGAGTTTGCAACATTTTTTAACTGCTTTGGGGTTAAAACCCATATTGTAGAGTTTACATCAAAGCTTCTTCCAATAGAGGATGATGATGTTGGAAAAACTATAAAAAGGGAGTTTGAAAGGGATGGAATAAGAGTTGATGTTAAAGCAAATATAGTTGACTATAAAATAAAAGATGACAAAGTAGAAGTAAAAATTGATTTAGGGAAAAAAGAGGAGATTTTAGAGTTTGATAAAGTTCTAATCTCAATAGGAAGAGTTCCAAATACAAAAGGTTTAAACCTAGAAAAAGCTAATATTAATGTTAACAAAGATTTTGTAGAAGTGGATACAAACTTACAATCACTTAGCAATAAAAAAGTATATGCAATAGGTGATGTGATACAATCCCCAGCCTTAGCCCATGTGGCATATTATGAGGCAAAAAGGGTTGCCCACAAACTTCTAAATCTAGAGGCACTTCCTTTAACTGCAATTTTCCCTTCGGTTACCTTTTGTTCACCTCAGGTTGCCTCTATTGGGCAGAGTGAAAACTCTTTAAAAGAGCAAGATATAAAATTTAAAACAAAAAAAGTGTTTTTTAAATCAAGTGCCAAATCAAAAATCAAAGGGGATGATAGTGGTTTTATCAAAATCATCTATAATGAGAGTACCCAAGCTATTTTAGGGGTTTCTATTGTTGGAAATGAAGCAACTGAGTTAATACATCAGTTCTTAATTGCAATAAATGCAAAACTAACATTGGATGATCTGTCTAAAATGATATTTGCTCACCCAACTCTTAGTGAATCTGTTTTAGAGGCTTTGTCTTAA
- the gcvT gene encoding glycine cleavage system aminomethyltransferase GcvT, protein MENLQRTPLFEKQQELKCKMVPFAGWEMPIQFDGIIAEHGYCRDDVAVFDTSHMGEFFFKGDIQTSGINESTSIDIFSLKIGKCKYGFLLNEEGGVIDDLIIYRLSDDELMIVVNASRAAIDFKTLTSRLKTGSLDDRSKDIAKLDIQGPNSKKTLQKYFDINLDDLAFFSFVNTKIFDEECTLSRTGYTGELGFELYVSDKTALKVWDALLENGVKPAGLGARDALRLEMGYSLYGNDLTESITPLEANLGFFLNLSRDFVGAKALKQQKEEGLKRLLIPFKTTSRRSARKDFEAYQDGKKIGFVTSAAFSPILSVGIGLVMVELDKFDEEKAFELRDSRGAIEANKASLPFIKK, encoded by the coding sequence ATGGAAAACCTACAAAGAACACCGCTTTTTGAGAAACAGCAAGAGCTAAAATGCAAAATGGTTCCCTTTGCTGGATGGGAGATGCCCATACAGTTTGATGGGATTATAGCTGAGCATGGATATTGCAGAGATGATGTGGCAGTTTTTGATACTTCCCATATGGGAGAGTTTTTTTTTAAAGGGGATATACAAACCTCAGGGATAAATGAATCAACCTCAATAGATATATTCTCCCTTAAAATTGGCAAATGCAAATATGGTTTTTTGTTAAATGAAGAGGGTGGGGTTATAGATGATTTGATAATCTATAGATTAAGTGATGATGAACTTATGATTGTAGTAAATGCTTCAAGGGCTGCAATAGATTTTAAAACCCTAACAAGCAGACTTAAAACTGGAAGTTTAGATGACAGATCAAAGGATATAGCAAAGCTTGATATCCAAGGTCCAAACTCAAAAAAAACCTTACAAAAATATTTTGATATCAACCTTGATGATTTAGCTTTTTTCTCTTTTGTAAACACAAAAATTTTTGATGAAGAGTGTACGCTAAGCCGTACAGGTTATACAGGGGAGCTAGGCTTTGAACTATATGTTAGTGATAAAACAGCTTTAAAAGTTTGGGATGCACTATTAGAAAATGGAGTTAAACCTGCAGGTCTTGGAGCTAGGGATGCTTTGAGACTTGAGATGGGATATAGCCTATATGGAAACGATTTAACTGAAAGTATAACTCCTTTGGAAGCAAATTTAGGTTTCTTTTTAAATCTAAGCAGGGATTTTGTTGGAGCTAAAGCTTTAAAACAACAAAAAGAAGAGGGCTTAAAAAGATTATTAATCCCTTTTAAAACAACTTCAAGAAGAAGTGCTAGAAAAGATTTTGAAGCTTATCAGGATGGTAAAAAAATTGGTTTTGTAACCTCTGCTGCTTTTTCTCCCATATTAAGTGTTGGTATTGGTTTGGTTATGGTTGAGCTTGATAAGTTTGATGAAGAAAAAGCATTTGAATTAAGAGACAGTAGAGGAGCAATAGAAGCAAATAAAGCATCTTTGCCATTTATAAAAAAATAA
- a CDS encoding response regulator transcription factor: protein MNSLTLLYAEDEVETRENYERYLKRYFKEVYVASNGLDALQIYKKHKPNILLLDINMPGLNGLELTKQIREQDKTTRIIILTAHLEQDKLLFAAELNLTKYLPKPISRLHLKEALNEATKQFKELNKSGSKVEFKNGLIWDKDEKKIYENEKEIKLTKYEILFFELLVSKKNRVFSSDEIALYLWDDIIELEHSSKLKDIIKRLRKKLPKDTIENIYGAGYKLIN from the coding sequence ATGAATAGTTTAACTCTTTTATATGCTGAAGATGAAGTTGAAACTAGGGAAAACTACGAAAGATATCTAAAAAGATATTTTAAAGAGGTTTATGTGGCTTCAAATGGTTTAGATGCTTTGCAAATTTATAAAAAACATAAACCAAATATTTTGCTTCTTGATATAAATATGCCAGGACTAAATGGTTTAGAGTTAACTAAACAAATAAGAGAGCAAGACAAAACAACAAGGATAATAATCCTAACAGCACATTTAGAGCAAGATAAACTTCTTTTTGCAGCTGAATTAAACCTAACAAAATATCTTCCAAAACCAATTTCCAGATTGCATCTAAAAGAGGCTTTGAATGAAGCAACAAAACAGTTTAAAGAGCTTAATAAGAGTGGTTCAAAAGTTGAATTTAAAAATGGACTTATTTGGGATAAAGATGAGAAAAAAATCTATGAAAATGAAAAAGAGATTAAACTTACAAAATATGAGATTCTGTTCTTTGAACTTTTAGTTTCTAAAAAAAATAGAGTTTTTTCAAGTGATGAGATAGCCCTATATCTCTGGGATGATATTATAGAGTTAGAACATAGCTCAAAACTAAAAGATATAATTAAACGACTTAGAAAAAAACTTCCAAAAGATACCATAGAGAATATTTATGGAGCTGGGTATAAATTAATCAACTAA
- the lipA gene encoding lipoyl synthase — translation MTMRENIKNSENGRKPQWLRKKLQFGAQKQMDQLLKNVGIHTICQEAKCPNISECFSKKNATFLILGAICTRRCSYCNVATGKPLGVNEKEIEQVTTSVKALELKYVVITSPARDDLKDGGAKQFSLVTKNILKELPNTKVELLIPDFQGNLDSLKLVANSGATVLGHNIETVPRLYKIRKAANYKRSLQVLKKLKALAPKETKTKTALMVGLGESQEEMIEVMKDLREVGCDYLSIGQYLAPSNEYEKVVEYVRPSQFEKYKQIALDMGFEFVHSSPYTRSSYLAHEYVGE, via the coding sequence ATGACAATGCGTGAGAATATAAAAAATAGTGAAAATGGAAGAAAACCCCAATGGCTTAGAAAAAAGCTTCAATTTGGTGCACAAAAACAGATGGACCAACTTCTAAAAAATGTTGGTATTCACACTATTTGTCAAGAGGCAAAATGTCCAAATATTAGTGAGTGTTTCTCTAAAAAAAATGCAACTTTTTTAATTTTGGGTGCCATTTGTACTAGAAGATGTTCTTACTGTAATGTCGCAACTGGAAAACCTCTTGGAGTAAATGAAAAAGAGATAGAGCAAGTCACAACTTCTGTTAAAGCCTTGGAGCTTAAATATGTGGTTATTACAAGTCCAGCAAGGGATGATTTAAAAGATGGGGGCGCAAAACAGTTCTCTTTGGTAACAAAAAATATTTTAAAAGAGTTACCAAATACTAAAGTTGAACTATTAATCCCAGATTTTCAAGGAAACCTTGACTCTTTAAAACTTGTAGCAAATAGCGGGGCAACTGTATTAGGGCACAATATAGAGACCGTCCCAAGGCTTTATAAAATAAGAAAGGCTGCAAACTACAAAAGATCTCTACAAGTTCTAAAAAAGCTAAAAGCTTTGGCTCCAAAGGAGACTAAGACAAAAACTGCTTTGATGGTGGGACTTGGTGAGAGCCAAGAAGAGATGATAGAGGTTATGAAAGATTTAAGAGAGGTTGGTTGCGACTACTTAAGTATTGGGCAATATCTAGCCCCTTCAAATGAGTATGAAAAGGTAGTTGAGTATGTGAGACCCTCGCAGTTTGAAAAGTACAAACAAATAGCTCTAGATATGGGCTTTGAGTTTGTTCACTCAAGCCCATACACAAGAAGTTCATATTTAGCCCATGAGTATGTAGGTGAATAA
- the gcvPA gene encoding aminomethyl-transferring glycine dehydrogenase subunit GcvPA, with translation MPYTPHTKDEIELMLQTIGIKSEEELFSSVPSNLRVDSLDIEDGLDEYTTFEKFKALASKNVTDKTIFLGGGYYDHIVPSAVDALSSRAEFYTAYTPYQAEASQGTLQVLYEYQSLVCKLTGMDVSNASMYDGATALAEAALMAVRISKKNKILIDAGVNPTYIKVVQTYLSFREIEVEIVDLKGDISDFETIESKIDDSVAGYLFQNPNFLGSIASFEKIIEKLHEKGALAVSSVYAVSLGVLKEPSSMGVDIVTADGQCLGNYLSFGGPSFGLIATKQEYIRDLPGRIIGKTVDRDGKEMFVLTMQAREQHIRRHRATSNICSNQNLLALRSTIYLSLLGKEGFVELANSCHSKSEYLKENLSKIKGVEIFNSSTTFSEFVIKTPCDASDILEAMSSRGIYAGINLGNLFEGFENAILVSVTEKRTKEQMDNYVENLIEVLGGEA, from the coding sequence ATGCCATATACTCCCCATACAAAAGATGAAATAGAGTTAATGCTTCAAACCATTGGAATAAAAAGCGAAGAGGAGCTTTTTAGTTCAGTTCCAAGTAACTTAAGGGTTGATAGCCTAGATATAGAAGATGGTTTAGATGAGTACACTACTTTTGAGAAGTTTAAAGCATTGGCTTCAAAAAATGTTACAGATAAAACAATATTTTTAGGTGGTGGTTATTATGACCATATAGTTCCTAGTGCTGTTGATGCCCTATCAAGTAGAGCAGAGTTTTATACAGCCTATACCCCCTATCAAGCGGAAGCCTCTCAAGGAACCTTGCAAGTTCTATATGAGTATCAAAGTTTGGTTTGCAAACTAACAGGGATGGATGTCTCAAATGCTTCCATGTATGATGGGGCAACAGCTTTGGCTGAAGCTGCTCTTATGGCTGTTAGAATTAGTAAAAAGAACAAAATCCTAATAGATGCAGGAGTAAATCCAACCTATATAAAAGTTGTACAAACCTACCTTAGCTTTAGAGAAATCGAAGTAGAAATTGTTGATTTAAAAGGAGATATTAGTGATTTTGAAACAATTGAGTCAAAAATAGATGATAGTGTAGCTGGATATCTTTTCCAAAATCCAAACTTCTTAGGTTCAATTGCTAGTTTTGAAAAAATCATTGAAAAACTACATGAAAAAGGTGCCTTAGCAGTTAGTTCAGTATATGCAGTATCTTTAGGGGTTTTAAAAGAGCCTTCGTCAATGGGAGTTGATATAGTAACAGCAGATGGACAGTGCTTAGGAAACTACCTTAGTTTTGGTGGGCCATCTTTTGGACTAATTGCTACAAAACAAGAGTATATAAGAGATTTGCCTGGAAGAATTATTGGTAAGACTGTTGATAGGGATGGCAAAGAGATGTTTGTTTTAACTATGCAAGCTAGAGAACAACATATTAGAAGACACAGAGCCACCTCAAATATTTGCTCAAATCAAAACCTATTGGCTTTAAGAAGTACAATCTACCTTTCACTTTTAGGGAAAGAGGGCTTTGTAGAGTTAGCAAACTCTTGCCATAGTAAAAGTGAATACCTAAAAGAAAATCTATCCAAGATAAAAGGGGTGGAAATTTTTAACAGCTCAACTACTTTTAGTGAGTTTGTTATAAAAACCCCTTGTGATGCAAGTGATATTTTAGAGGCTATGAGTAGCAGAGGAATATATGCAGGAATAAATCTAGGAAATCTTTTTGAAGGGTTTGAAAACGCTATTTTAGTAAGTGTTACTGAGAAAAGAACAAAAGAGCAAATGGATAACTATGTAGAGAATTTGATTGAAGTTTTAGGAGGTGAGGCATGA
- the gcvPB gene encoding aminomethyl-transferring glycine dehydrogenase subunit GcvPB, which yields MSVLTIFDKSQNGRKGIALPKLDVPRLEIPKEFKREQKAQLPELSEFDVVRHFTNLSSKNFAIDKNFYPLGSCTMKYNPKIAEKVAGLDGFISLHPHLVTNQMGEEVQGTLEVVDLLEQKLCAVTGMSAFTTTPQAGAHGEMLGIMMIHKYHESRNDKRKYVIVPDSSHGTNPATAAMVGYEVITIKSDENGAMDFEEFKAKMSDEVAAVMLTVPNTLGIYNKKIKEICTLAHEYGAMMYYDGANMNAIMGVARPGDIGFDVIHINVHKTFATPHGGGGPGSGPVGVNEKLKPFLPDLGVKKVDGKYEFTNGGSNSIGKISPFFGNYGISLRALVYMTVLGGNGMKNASSKAVLNANYIRVKLKDYFDMPFDTMCMHECVLSAKTLAKEHKVTAMDIAKYLLDFGMHAPTVYFPLIVKEAIMIEPTETENKQTIDEFCQKMIDAVNLAKEDAEAFREYPKTLGVSRPDDTRAIKELDVCFNC from the coding sequence ATGAGTGTTTTAACAATCTTTGATAAAAGCCAAAATGGACGAAAAGGTATAGCTTTGCCTAAACTTGATGTTCCAAGGCTTGAAATTCCAAAAGAGTTTAAAAGGGAACAAAAAGCACAACTTCCAGAGCTTAGTGAATTTGATGTGGTAAGACACTTTACAAATTTGTCAAGTAAAAATTTTGCTATTGATAAAAACTTTTATCCCCTTGGCTCTTGTACTATGAAATACAACCCTAAAATAGCTGAAAAGGTAGCAGGACTTGATGGTTTTATATCTTTGCATCCCCACTTGGTTACAAATCAAATGGGTGAAGAGGTTCAAGGGACTTTAGAAGTTGTTGATTTATTGGAGCAAAAACTTTGTGCAGTTACAGGTATGAGTGCCTTTACAACCACTCCACAAGCTGGAGCCCATGGAGAGATGCTTGGAATTATGATGATTCACAAATATCATGAAAGCAGAAACGATAAAAGAAAATATGTAATAGTTCCAGACTCTTCTCATGGAACAAATCCAGCTACAGCAGCAATGGTTGGATATGAGGTAATTACCATAAAATCAGATGAAAATGGTGCTATGGATTTTGAAGAGTTTAAAGCAAAAATGAGTGATGAGGTTGCAGCTGTTATGCTAACTGTTCCAAATACTTTGGGAATATATAATAAAAAAATCAAAGAGATATGTACTTTAGCCCATGAATATGGTGCTATGATGTATTATGATGGGGCAAATATGAATGCAATTATGGGAGTTGCAAGACCTGGAGATATTGGTTTTGATGTAATACATATAAATGTTCATAAAACCTTTGCAACACCCCATGGTGGTGGTGGTCCAGGTTCAGGTCCAGTTGGAGTAAATGAGAAACTAAAACCATTTTTACCTGATTTAGGAGTAAAAAAAGTAGATGGAAAGTATGAGTTTACAAATGGTGGAAGCAATAGTATAGGAAAAATCTCACCATTTTTTGGAAACTATGGAATATCTTTACGAGCCTTGGTTTATATGACAGTCTTAGGTGGAAATGGGATGAAAAATGCAAGTTCTAAAGCTGTTCTAAATGCAAACTACATAAGAGTAAAACTAAAAGATTATTTTGATATGCCATTTGATACCATGTGTATGCATGAGTGTGTACTATCAGCTAAAACCTTAGCAAAAGAGCATAAGGTTACAGCTATGGATATTGCAAAATATCTTTTAGATTTTGGAATGCATGCCCCAACTGTTTATTTCCCACTTATTGTAAAAGAAGCAATAATGATTGAGCCAACAGAGACAGAAAACAAACAGACCATAGATGAGTTTTGCCAAAAAATGATTGATGCTGTTAATCTGGCAAAAGAGGATGCAGAAGCTTTCAGAGAGTATCCAAAAACTTTAGGGGTTAGCAGACCAGATGATACAAGGGCTATAAAAGAGTTAGATGTTTGTTTCAACTGTTAA